The Lentimicrobiaceae bacterium nucleotide sequence AAGTTCCCAAAAATGTTGATGTCATCAAATGTGTAGGCTCACGCGACGAAGCCAAGGGCATCGAATTCTGTTCTAAGATATGCTGCATGTACACCGCCAAGCATGCCATGCTACTGCATCACAAAGTTCACGATTCAAAAGCTTATGTTTTCTATATGGATATTCGTGCGGCAGGTAAGGGTTATGAGGAATTTGTAAAACGCGCCCAGGTGGAAACCGGCGTTACCTACCTTCGTGGAAGGGTTTCAAAAATTTATCAGAAAGGGAAAAAACTTATTGTCAGAGGAGAAGACGCTCAGATTGGTCAGGTCGTTGAGGTAGAAGCCGACATGGTGGTTTTGGCAACAGCCGTTCTGCCTCAGTTGGATAATCCCGAACTTGCCCGTTTGCTTGGTATTTCTTACGATAAATACGGTTTCCTTTCGGAAGCTCATCCTAAATTACGTCCCGTAGAAACTGCCAAAGCAGGCATTTACCTTGCAGGATGTGCCCAGGCACCTAAAGACATTCCCGACACCGTTTCGCAGGCTTCGGCTTGTGCTGCCAAAGTGTGCGGACTTTTTTCAGGCGACACCCTGAAAAAAGACCCGATGATTTCGCACATCATTAAAGACAATTGCACCGGCTGTCAGAACTGCATAAGGGTATGCCCTTACGGAGCAATTGTTACTGAAGAAATCCCATTGGGTCATGGCTCAAAGGAAATGCGTACCGTTGCCAAAGTGAACGAAGGAGTTTGCCAGGGCTGCGGTTCCTGCGTAGCCATCTGCAGAAGCTTTGCCGCTAC carries:
- a CDS encoding 4Fe-4S binding protein, whose protein sequence is VPKNVDVIKCVGSRDEAKGIEFCSKICCMYTAKHAMLLHHKVHDSKAYVFYMDIRAAGKGYEEFVKRAQVETGVTYLRGRVSKIYQKGKKLIVRGEDAQIGQVVEVEADMVVLATAVLPQLDNPELARLLGISYDKYGFLSEAHPKLRPVETAKAGIYLAGCAQAPKDIPDTVSQASACAAKVCGLFSGDTLKKDPMISHIIKDNCTGCQNCIRVCPYGAIVTEEIPLGHGSKEMRTVAKVNEGVCQGCGSCVAICRSFAATLSGFNDKQIINTILSI